A genomic stretch from Pirellulales bacterium includes:
- a CDS encoding BON domain-containing protein — MRKMLFGLAIALVALAPAVRASADEAADRAAAQQIAANLKESGQMKDYRVGVKYQDGVAWLMGSVTSQQQRQLAEKIAASSSGVEKVINRLEVASATAAETPAPATLAGEVRPAGNFQPVGGVQGGNVPVPMARMGGVQPAGYGQYAGPAMNGGAPVPMGHVPMGGGGRTVSYDNPQMPNYAWPSYASYPNYAALTYPQQYSASAWPYIGPFYPYPQVPLGWRKVTLEWDDGWWMLDFKDCKDCH, encoded by the coding sequence ATGCGAAAGATGTTGTTTGGCCTGGCGATCGCGCTGGTCGCGCTCGCGCCGGCCGTGCGAGCTTCGGCCGACGAGGCCGCGGATCGCGCCGCCGCCCAGCAGATCGCCGCGAATCTCAAAGAGAGCGGCCAAATGAAGGACTATCGCGTCGGCGTCAAGTACCAGGACGGCGTCGCATGGCTCATGGGCTCGGTGACCAGCCAGCAGCAGAGGCAGCTGGCCGAGAAGATCGCCGCCAGCAGCTCGGGAGTCGAGAAGGTCATCAACCGGCTTGAAGTCGCTTCCGCAACGGCGGCCGAAACGCCGGCACCGGCGACTCTGGCCGGCGAAGTGCGGCCTGCAGGCAACTTCCAGCCCGTCGGCGGCGTGCAGGGCGGGAACGTTCCCGTGCCGATGGCCCGCATGGGCGGCGTGCAGCCGGCCGGCTACGGCCAGTACGCGGGCCCTGCGATGAACGGCGGCGCTCCTGTGCCGATGGGCCACGTCCCCATGGGAGGCGGCGGTCGCACGGTCAGCTACGACAATCCCCAGATGCCCAACTACGCTTGGCCGAGCTATGCGTCGTACCCTAACTACGCCGCGCTGACCTATCCGCAGCAGTACTCGGCCTCGGCTTGGCCGTACATCGGCCCGTTCTATCCCTATCCGCAGGTCCCGCTGGGATGGCGGAAGGTCACCCTGGAATGGGACGACGGCTGGTGGATGCTCGACTTTAAGGACTGCAAGGATTGCCACTAG
- a CDS encoding redoxin family protein, with product MRRISGGRYGVFLVLALMLLAPGRASAAGSAPTAEYALQFKPTQAPIDYDTPGEGEVAQCTIKVETLDGATAWVVRDPSGLTLREFADSNGDKTVDRWSYFKNGIEIYRDVDSDFDGKADRFRWLQTAGSRVGIDTRKDGKLDAWERLSPEEAAEEAVLALRTGDAERFARVALTAEDVERLQVAPAVAERLAPRVKKSATDFAAVAKSGKIAADAEFADFGGLRPGAVPAGSKGAAADLIVYENAWAMIRNGDDHQQLQLGTMVDVGGVWKLVDAPSLAAPGQIAAGIFFDNAAGMPDPHLAGQNFDPPSEALQEALEQLEQLDTQIVGAAPAARVKLNAQRVKVLQKVAAASGSQDERELWLKQIVDTIHFAMQGEAYEGGLEELAELEKQFVKDGASNDLMTHVHFRKLQSEYGSDLSTPKAQAAWFEQLEKFTAEHKDSEHVSEALLQLAMNSEFTGEPEAAEKFYRRIVTEYPKSVDAVDAKGAIVRLTCVGKPLAISGPAVGGGSVDLKQYRGKITLVHFWSSDAPTCKSDHDMLKDVIAKYGGKTFDVLGISLDTDSAALTAYLKEHRLPWKQIFEPGGFESRLANDLGIITLPLMILVDDKGAVVNNNVQVMDLDEELKKLLAPPKTAKK from the coding sequence ATGCGGCGGATTAGCGGCGGACGATACGGCGTTTTCTTGGTTCTCGCCCTCATGCTGCTGGCGCCCGGCCGGGCGTCGGCCGCGGGCTCGGCTCCGACCGCCGAGTACGCCCTCCAGTTCAAGCCGACTCAGGCGCCGATCGACTACGACACCCCCGGCGAGGGCGAAGTCGCTCAATGCACGATCAAGGTCGAGACGCTCGACGGCGCCACCGCCTGGGTCGTTCGCGACCCCAGCGGGCTGACCCTTCGCGAGTTCGCCGACAGCAACGGCGACAAGACCGTCGACCGGTGGAGCTACTTCAAGAACGGCATCGAGATCTATCGCGACGTCGACAGCGACTTCGACGGCAAGGCCGATCGCTTTCGCTGGCTGCAAACGGCCGGCTCGCGGGTGGGGATCGACACGAGGAAAGACGGCAAACTCGACGCCTGGGAGCGGCTGAGCCCCGAAGAGGCGGCCGAGGAGGCGGTGCTCGCGCTCCGCACCGGCGACGCCGAGCGGTTTGCGCGCGTGGCGCTGACGGCCGAGGACGTCGAAAGGTTGCAAGTCGCCCCCGCCGTCGCCGAGCGGCTCGCCCCGCGCGTGAAGAAGTCCGCGACGGATTTTGCGGCCGTGGCCAAGAGCGGCAAGATCGCCGCCGACGCGGAGTTCGCCGACTTCGGGGGCTTGCGACCCGGGGCCGTTCCCGCAGGAAGCAAAGGCGCCGCTGCCGACCTGATCGTTTACGAAAACGCCTGGGCGATGATTCGCAACGGCGACGATCACCAGCAACTGCAACTGGGAACGATGGTCGACGTGGGCGGGGTTTGGAAACTGGTCGACGCTCCGTCGCTTGCGGCGCCCGGCCAAATCGCCGCGGGCATCTTCTTCGACAACGCCGCCGGAATGCCCGATCCCCATCTGGCCGGCCAGAATTTCGATCCACCCAGCGAGGCGCTGCAGGAAGCCCTCGAGCAGCTCGAGCAGCTCGACACGCAGATCGTCGGCGCCGCCCCGGCCGCCCGGGTCAAGCTGAACGCCCAGCGCGTGAAGGTGTTGCAGAAGGTCGCCGCCGCGTCGGGATCGCAGGACGAGCGCGAGCTGTGGCTCAAGCAGATCGTCGACACGATCCACTTCGCCATGCAGGGCGAAGCGTACGAAGGGGGGCTCGAAGAACTCGCCGAGTTGGAAAAGCAGTTCGTCAAGGACGGGGCCTCGAACGACCTGATGACGCACGTCCACTTCCGCAAGCTGCAGTCGGAATACGGCAGCGATCTGTCGACCCCCAAGGCGCAGGCCGCTTGGTTCGAGCAGCTCGAGAAGTTCACTGCCGAACACAAGGACAGCGAGCACGTTTCCGAAGCGCTGCTGCAATTGGCGATGAACAGCGAATTCACCGGCGAGCCCGAGGCGGCCGAGAAATTCTACCGCCGGATCGTGACCGAGTATCCCAAGAGCGTCGATGCGGTCGACGCGAAGGGGGCGATCGTGCGACTGACCTGCGTCGGGAAGCCGCTGGCGATCTCCGGCCCGGCCGTGGGCGGCGGCAGCGTCGATTTGAAGCAGTATCGCGGCAAGATCACGCTCGTGCACTTTTGGTCGTCCGATGCGCCGACCTGCAAGTCGGACCATGACATGCTCAAAGACGTCATCGCCAAATACGGCGGAAAGACGTTCGACGTGTTGGGGATCAGTCTCGACACGGACAGCGCCGCTCTGACGGCGTATCTCAAGGAACATCGCCTGCCGTGGAAGCAAATCTTCGAGCCGGGCGGGTTCGAGAGCCGGTTGGCGAACGATCTGGGGATCATCACGCTTCCATTGATGATTCTGGTGGACGACAAAGGGGCGGTCGTCAACAACAACGTTCAAGTCATGGATCTCGACGAGGAGCTCAAGAAACTCCTCGCCCCCCCGAAAACGGCGAAGAAGTAG
- a CDS encoding DUF4982 domain-containing protein: MSPYASTASAPAGESSPREVIDFDRGWQFQRGDAAEGEDAATVETVDVPHDWSIAGPFAETNPAGGEGGFLPTGVARYRKRFAAPDDWRGKRVFVEFDGVMANSDVWINGEHCGRRPFGYVSFAYELTDRLQFGDDAANLIEVRTDTSEQVASRWYAGSGIYRHVRLAVVDPLHVVRDGVFVTTPEATADSATVRVAIELQNAGVRGEDYRVQTVLRDPQGAQVAAGESAGRIDAGATATAECSLVVVRPQRWELDAPRLYTAVVAVKRGDELVDQTSVPFGIRTAEFRSDTGFWLNDRHVKIQGVCLHHDGGAFGAAVPLSIWQDRLERLKALGVNAVRTAHNPVAPEFLDLCDRLGVLVMDEFFDCWTVRKRRHDYAKHFREWSHRDMRDTIRRDRNHPSVILWSVGNEIHDTPKQDLAKEILRGLVDACHEADPTRPVTQALFRPNVSGDYDNGLADMLDVIGTNYRDQELLQAWRDDPTRKIIGTEQGHDRGTWLACRDNPQHAGQFLWVGIDYLGESRRWPVTTFNAGLLDRSGRVHPRGYERQSWWSDAPMVRVFRREAATERTPTDPGYEAVEWQRRQVLFDDWTPRDLEPHRELVEVYSNCDEVELVLNGQSLGAKPLPGDARPRTWEVAFSPGEVTAIARNAGREVARHELRTAEAAHRLELTTNRSSITSSWDDVAIVVARLVDERGTPLPRSEDLVEFTATGPGAIVAVDNGSIVSHEPFQATRRKLFQGQCVAYVKASGTGSISIKAVASSVAPGVVAIEAVASDEGR; this comes from the coding sequence CTGTCCCCGTACGCTTCGACAGCAAGCGCCCCGGCCGGCGAGTCGTCGCCGCGGGAGGTGATCGACTTCGATCGCGGCTGGCAATTCCAACGGGGCGACGCCGCCGAGGGGGAGGACGCCGCGACCGTGGAAACGGTCGACGTCCCGCACGATTGGAGCATTGCCGGTCCGTTCGCCGAGACGAATCCCGCCGGAGGGGAGGGCGGGTTCTTGCCCACAGGGGTCGCCCGGTATCGCAAACGGTTCGCGGCGCCCGACGATTGGCGCGGCAAGCGCGTGTTTGTCGAATTCGACGGCGTGATGGCCAACAGCGACGTCTGGATCAACGGCGAGCATTGCGGCCGGCGGCCCTTCGGGTACGTCAGCTTCGCCTACGAACTGACCGACCGACTCCAGTTCGGCGACGACGCGGCGAATCTCATCGAGGTCCGCACGGACACGTCCGAGCAAGTCGCCTCGCGATGGTACGCCGGCAGCGGCATCTATCGGCATGTGCGGCTGGCGGTCGTCGATCCGCTGCATGTCGTGCGGGACGGGGTGTTCGTCACGACTCCCGAGGCGACGGCCGACTCGGCGACGGTTCGCGTTGCGATCGAACTGCAGAACGCCGGCGTCAGGGGCGAGGACTATCGCGTCCAAACGGTCCTGCGCGATCCGCAAGGCGCGCAGGTCGCCGCTGGCGAGAGCGCGGGCCGCATCGACGCGGGCGCAACGGCGACCGCCGAGTGCTCGCTCGTCGTCGTGCGTCCGCAGCGGTGGGAACTCGACGCGCCGCGGCTCTACACGGCGGTTGTCGCGGTGAAGCGCGGAGACGAACTGGTCGATCAGACGTCGGTTCCGTTCGGCATTCGCACGGCCGAGTTTCGCTCGGACACCGGGTTCTGGCTCAACGACCGGCACGTGAAGATCCAAGGCGTGTGTCTCCATCACGACGGCGGGGCGTTTGGCGCCGCCGTGCCGCTGTCGATCTGGCAGGACCGACTGGAGCGGCTCAAGGCCCTGGGGGTGAACGCCGTGCGGACCGCTCACAATCCGGTCGCGCCGGAGTTTCTTGATCTGTGCGATCGCCTCGGGGTGCTCGTCATGGACGAATTTTTCGATTGCTGGACCGTGCGCAAGCGTCGCCACGACTATGCCAAGCACTTCCGCGAGTGGTCGCATCGCGACATGCGCGATACGATCCGACGGGACCGGAATCACCCGTCGGTGATCCTGTGGAGCGTCGGCAACGAAATCCATGACACGCCCAAACAGGACCTTGCGAAGGAGATCCTGCGGGGGCTGGTCGACGCGTGCCACGAAGCCGATCCGACTCGGCCTGTGACGCAGGCGCTGTTTCGCCCCAACGTGAGCGGAGACTACGACAACGGCTTGGCCGACATGCTCGACGTGATCGGGACGAACTACCGCGATCAGGAATTGCTGCAGGCTTGGCGTGACGATCCGACGCGCAAGATCATCGGCACCGAGCAGGGGCACGATCGGGGCACGTGGTTGGCATGCCGCGACAATCCCCAGCACGCGGGGCAGTTTCTGTGGGTCGGCATCGACTACCTGGGCGAGTCGCGCCGGTGGCCGGTGACGACGTTCAACGCGGGTCTGCTTGACCGTTCGGGCCGGGTCCATCCGCGCGGTTACGAGCGGCAAAGCTGGTGGAGCGACGCGCCGATGGTTCGCGTCTTCCGGCGCGAGGCGGCGACCGAGAGGACGCCGACCGATCCCGGCTACGAGGCGGTCGAGTGGCAACGCCGGCAGGTGCTGTTCGACGATTGGACGCCGCGCGATTTGGAGCCTCATCGCGAGCTCGTCGAGGTCTACAGCAATTGCGACGAGGTGGAATTGGTGCTCAACGGCCAATCGCTCGGCGCCAAACCGCTTCCCGGCGACGCCCGCCCGCGGACCTGGGAGGTCGCGTTCTCGCCAGGCGAAGTGACGGCAATCGCGCGCAACGCCGGTCGCGAGGTCGCCCGACATGAACTGCGTACGGCCGAGGCGGCGCATCGCTTGGAGCTTACGACCAATCGCTCGAGCATCACGTCGTCATGGGACGACGTGGCGATCGTCGTGGCTCGTCTCGTCGACGAGCGGGGAACGCCGCTGCCGCGGAGCGAGGACCTTGTCGAGTTCACGGCGACCGGTCCCGGGGCGATCGTCGCGGTCGACAACGGCTCGATCGTCAGCCACGAACCCTTCCAGGCGACGCGCCGCAAGCTGTTTCAGGGACAGTGCGTCGCCTACGTGAAGGCCAGCGGGACGGGGTCGATCAGCATCAAGGCCGTCGCTTCGAGCGTAGCGCCGGGCGTCGTCGCGATCGAAGCCGTTGCATCCGACGAGGGTCGGTAG
- a CDS encoding rhamnogalacturonan acetylesterase — translation MNSALTRRFFAAINAAILCCPQALAADNSNDPVRIVLVGDSTVKNGSGRGEGGMWGWGQALAEHVRPEAAVVENRALGGRSSRTYLTEGLWERSLERLRPGDFVLIQFGHNDGGQLFEGDRPRASLKGNGDETEQGTVAAAGKAETVHSYGWYLRKIVADAKARGATAIILSPVPRNMWRAGTVVRADRDYGRWAKEAAEQSGALFVDLNGIIAARYEQLGEETVSRDFFTVADHTHTTEAGARLNAACVAEGIRRLADCPLAEILRPEGEADDGAARRPRQASVRDAYRFHFREHGVADGGSWVAVDDAYDPERGFGFEQLAERSEESRYFSVKLPEGNYRVTLNYGRGDASPRAVKAELRRLMACRIGQTPPRREFTVNIRTPAIGAGGADGPSVRLKDRERGSEAWAWDDRLTLEFCGGLPAEMTVVPEPRATTVFLAGDSTVADQPLEPWGSWGQMLPLFFAPGVAVANHAESGESVRSSVGARRFEKIESLLKRGDYLLIQFGHNDMKDARPGALAEYRRLLADVIARTRDRGATPILVTSMERQTGVENDTLGEYPQTVRELAAAEEVPLIDLHTLSKQLYRALGDDLGAAFQDPTHHTSYGSFLLASCVVAALPDADPGAATRLAEELPEFDLARPPRFAEFAVPASVRWDPAARE, via the coding sequence ATGAATTCAGCTCTCACACGGCGTTTCTTCGCGGCTATCAACGCGGCGATCCTTTGCTGCCCGCAGGCGCTCGCGGCGGACAATTCGAACGACCCGGTTCGAATCGTCCTCGTCGGCGACTCGACGGTGAAGAACGGCAGCGGTCGCGGCGAGGGGGGAATGTGGGGCTGGGGGCAGGCGCTGGCCGAGCACGTTCGCCCCGAGGCGGCCGTCGTCGAGAACCGGGCCCTCGGCGGACGCAGCAGTCGCACCTATCTCACCGAAGGGTTGTGGGAGCGGTCCCTGGAGCGGCTGCGCCCCGGCGACTTCGTGCTCATTCAGTTCGGCCACAACGACGGCGGCCAGTTGTTCGAAGGCGATCGCCCCCGGGCCTCGCTCAAGGGCAACGGCGACGAGACCGAGCAAGGCACGGTCGCCGCCGCCGGCAAGGCCGAGACGGTGCACAGCTACGGCTGGTACTTGCGCAAGATCGTCGCCGACGCGAAGGCCAGGGGCGCCACGGCGATCATCCTGTCGCCCGTGCCGCGCAACATGTGGCGAGCCGGCACGGTGGTGCGTGCCGATCGCGACTACGGCCGGTGGGCCAAGGAGGCGGCCGAGCAGAGCGGGGCGCTGTTCGTCGATCTCAACGGCATCATCGCCGCGCGGTACGAGCAGCTTGGCGAAGAGACGGTGTCGCGCGACTTCTTCACGGTCGCGGACCACACGCACACGACCGAGGCGGGGGCGCGGCTCAACGCGGCGTGCGTCGCCGAGGGAATCCGCCGGCTTGCGGACTGCCCGCTCGCGGAGATCCTACGTCCTGAAGGGGAGGCCGATGACGGGGCGGCTCGACGCCCGCGACAGGCGAGCGTCCGCGATGCCTACCGCTTCCACTTCCGCGAGCACGGCGTCGCCGACGGGGGGAGCTGGGTTGCGGTTGACGACGCCTACGACCCCGAGCGCGGGTTTGGGTTTGAACAGCTCGCCGAGCGCAGCGAGGAGTCGCGGTATTTCTCCGTGAAGCTGCCGGAAGGCAACTATCGCGTCACGCTGAACTACGGCCGGGGAGATGCGTCCCCGCGGGCCGTGAAGGCCGAGTTGCGACGGCTCATGGCGTGCCGCATCGGCCAGACGCCGCCGCGGCGGGAATTCACGGTCAACATTCGCACGCCGGCGATCGGCGCTGGCGGCGCCGACGGGCCGAGCGTGCGGCTCAAGGACCGCGAGCGCGGCTCCGAAGCGTGGGCCTGGGACGATCGGCTGACGCTGGAATTCTGCGGCGGCCTGCCGGCAGAGATGACGGTGGTCCCCGAGCCGCGCGCGACGACCGTCTTCCTTGCCGGGGACTCGACCGTCGCCGATCAGCCGCTCGAGCCGTGGGGAAGTTGGGGGCAGATGCTGCCGCTGTTCTTCGCACCCGGCGTCGCGGTCGCCAATCACGCCGAGTCGGGCGAGAGCGTCCGCAGCAGCGTCGGCGCCCGACGGTTCGAGAAGATTGAATCGCTGCTGAAGCGGGGCGACTACCTGCTGATTCAGTTCGGTCACAACGACATGAAAGACGCCCGTCCCGGGGCGCTTGCCGAGTATCGCCGGCTGCTGGCGGACGTGATCGCCCGAACCCGCGATCGGGGAGCGACGCCGATTCTGGTTACCTCGATGGAGCGGCAAACGGGGGTCGAGAACGACACCCTGGGCGAGTATCCGCAGACCGTCCGCGAACTGGCCGCGGCGGAGGAGGTTCCGCTGATCGATCTGCATACATTGAGCAAGCAGCTCTACAGGGCTCTCGGGGACGATCTCGGCGCTGCGTTTCAGGATCCGACGCACCACACGTCCTACGGCAGTTTCCTGCTCGCAAGCTGCGTGGTCGCGGCGCTCCCTGACGCTGATCCCGGAGCGGCGACGAGGCTGGCCGAAGAATTGCCGGAGTTCGATCTCGCCCGCCCGCCGCGATTCGCCGAGTTCGCCGTCCCGGCAAGCGTCCGCTGGGACCCTGCGGCTCGCGAATAG
- a CDS encoding right-handed parallel beta-helix repeat-containing protein, producing MTRCLIAATLVAIGAVRCLALDVSILDEGAKPGGDALCTDAIQGAVDRASAAGGGRVTIPAGVFKSGALVLKAGVELHLAEGAVLLGSTDLDDYPTQMTRIEGHFEPWRPALVNAKDLDGVRITGPGTLDGNGKPFWTAFWRRRAENPKCTNLEVERPRLVFLENCTNLEVRDVRLKDSGFWNLHLYRCRDALVEGISIAAPHGDPPKIVGELQPWDETAIDRAPSSDGIDVDSCQNVTIRNCTISVGDDCIALKGTKGPLAMEDETSPPVENVLIEDCNFVSGHGVLTCGSEATIVRNVTLRNCRVGAAVPVVRLKLRPDTPQLYENIAVDGITADRAQAIFDVKPWTQFFDLQGHAPPQSVVRNVTVEHVTGTFRTLGELRGNKGDEISGVMLRRIDVVADVPRLVLDDEQAVVFQQVLVNGQPYSAVSAAASSSR from the coding sequence ATGACACGATGCTTGATTGCAGCGACGCTCGTCGCGATTGGCGCTGTGCGCTGCTTGGCACTCGACGTTTCGATCCTCGACGAGGGTGCGAAACCTGGGGGGGATGCGCTCTGCACCGACGCGATCCAAGGGGCCGTCGACCGCGCCTCCGCCGCCGGCGGGGGGCGCGTCACGATCCCCGCCGGCGTGTTCAAGTCGGGGGCCCTCGTCCTTAAGGCCGGGGTCGAACTCCATCTGGCCGAAGGGGCCGTGCTGCTGGGTTCGACCGACCTGGACGACTACCCCACGCAGATGACGCGGATCGAGGGGCACTTCGAGCCGTGGCGGCCGGCGCTCGTGAACGCCAAGGATCTCGACGGGGTGCGGATCACCGGCCCCGGCACGCTCGACGGCAACGGCAAGCCGTTTTGGACCGCGTTCTGGCGGCGCCGGGCCGAGAACCCCAAGTGCACCAATTTGGAAGTCGAACGTCCCCGGCTGGTCTTCCTCGAAAACTGCACGAACCTCGAGGTCCGCGACGTGCGTCTCAAGGACTCGGGCTTCTGGAACTTGCACCTCTACAGATGCCGGGACGCGCTGGTCGAGGGGATCTCGATCGCCGCCCCGCACGGCGATCCCCCCAAGATCGTCGGCGAGCTCCAGCCGTGGGACGAGACGGCGATCGACCGAGCCCCCAGTTCCGACGGCATTGACGTCGACAGTTGTCAAAACGTGACGATCCGCAACTGCACGATCTCGGTGGGCGACGATTGCATCGCGCTCAAGGGGACAAAGGGCCCGTTGGCCATGGAGGACGAGACGAGCCCCCCCGTCGAGAACGTGCTGATCGAAGACTGCAACTTCGTCAGCGGTCACGGCGTGCTGACCTGCGGCAGCGAGGCGACGATCGTTCGCAACGTGACGCTGCGCAACTGCCGGGTCGGCGCGGCAGTGCCGGTCGTACGGCTCAAGCTCCGCCCCGACACGCCGCAACTCTACGAGAACATCGCGGTCGACGGGATCACGGCCGATCGCGCCCAGGCGATCTTCGACGTGAAGCCGTGGACCCAGTTCTTCGATTTGCAGGGACACGCCCCCCCTCAGTCGGTGGTTCGCAACGTGACGGTCGAACACGTGACCGGCACGTTCCGCACGCTCGGCGAGCTACGCGGAAACAAGGGGGACGAGATCTCCGGCGTCATGCTGCGCCGCATCGACGTCGTCGCCGACGTGCCGCGACTTGTGCTCGACGACGAGCAGGCCGTCGTGTTTCAACAAGTCCTCGTCAACGGGCAGCCGTATTCGGCCGTTTCGGCGGCCGCTTCCTCCTCGCGCTGA
- a CDS encoding PD40 domain-containing protein, translating into MNQFAPFRFAGVGRATASLAYVAVALLARGSAADEPPREWIDPQTGHRIVRLSDEPGSQSLYFHQYPFSADGRKMVFTTPHGISAVDLETREIEEIVPGPALILLTGRKTGDVYYIQDGHVKAASLDTRAARVVAKLPEQFRFRPSARQLSQWRRGDDPAEQRREPPSIPEGVRRNFGWGNVAVNADETLLVGIGTDPDGTLQPRTAPEGEAAGGRLGPRWASGQPLVMYTIDVATGDVRVIHRSHDWLNHLQCSPTDPGQILFCHEGPWHYVDRTWVIRTDGTGLTLVHPRTMNMEIAGHEFFDPRGDKIWYDLQTPRSMVFWLASRDLKTGARRWYHLEREHWSVHYNVSPDGTLMSGDGGGPSSVANLTANFEKFDPPRNGQWMYLFRPEEGRRNGLGAEGGDLVGTGVLHAERLVDLSQHDYDLEPNGIFTPDGKHLVFRSNMHGAPHVYMAEIAKAERTEP; encoded by the coding sequence ATGAACCAGTTCGCACCCTTCCGTTTCGCCGGCGTCGGCCGGGCGACCGCATCCCTCGCTTACGTCGCCGTCGCGCTGCTCGCCCGCGGTTCCGCCGCCGACGAGCCGCCGCGCGAGTGGATCGACCCGCAAACCGGCCACCGGATCGTGCGGCTCTCCGACGAGCCGGGGAGCCAGAGCCTCTACTTCCATCAGTACCCGTTCTCGGCCGACGGGCGAAAGATGGTCTTCACGACCCCGCACGGCATCTCCGCGGTCGATCTCGAAACCCGAGAGATCGAAGAAATCGTTCCGGGGCCGGCGCTCATCCTGCTCACCGGTCGCAAGACGGGGGACGTGTACTACATCCAAGACGGACATGTGAAAGCCGCGAGTCTCGACACCCGCGCGGCCCGGGTCGTCGCGAAGTTGCCGGAGCAGTTTCGGTTCCGGCCTTCGGCCCGGCAATTGAGCCAATGGCGGCGCGGCGACGACCCGGCCGAACAGCGGCGCGAACCGCCGAGCATTCCCGAGGGGGTGCGCCGCAACTTCGGCTGGGGGAACGTCGCGGTGAACGCCGACGAGACGCTGCTGGTGGGCATCGGAACCGATCCCGACGGCACACTGCAGCCGCGCACGGCCCCCGAGGGCGAGGCGGCGGGGGGGCGACTCGGCCCGCGTTGGGCGTCCGGCCAACCCTTGGTCATGTACACGATCGACGTCGCGACCGGCGACGTGCGGGTCATCCACCGCAGCCACGACTGGCTCAATCACCTGCAGTGTTCGCCGACCGACCCGGGGCAAATTCTGTTCTGCCACGAGGGCCCCTGGCACTACGTCGACCGCACCTGGGTCATTCGCACCGACGGCACGGGACTGACGCTGGTCCATCCGCGCACGATGAACATGGAAATCGCCGGCCACGAGTTCTTCGACCCCCGCGGCGACAAGATCTGGTACGACCTGCAAACGCCGCGGAGCATGGTCTTCTGGCTGGCCAGCCGCGATCTCAAGACGGGCGCCCGGAGGTGGTACCATCTCGAGCGCGAGCATTGGTCGGTCCACTACAACGTCTCGCCTGACGGAACGCTCATGAGCGGCGATGGCGGGGGGCCTTCCTCGGTCGCCAATCTGACGGCCAACTTCGAGAAATTCGACCCGCCCCGCAACGGCCAGTGGATGTACCTGTTCCGCCCGGAAGAGGGCCGCCGCAACGGCCTGGGGGCCGAAGGGGGCGACCTCGTCGGGACCGGCGTCCTCCACGCCGAGCGATTGGTCGACCTGTCGCAGCACGACTATGACCTCGAGCCGAACGGCATCTTCACCCCCGACGGCAAGCACCTCGTCTTCCGCTCGAACATGCACGGGGCGCCGCACGTGTACATGGCGGAGATCGCCAAGGCGGAGCGAACTGAGCCGTAG